From Glycine soja cultivar W05 chromosome 4, ASM419377v2, whole genome shotgun sequence, the proteins below share one genomic window:
- the LOC114409592 gene encoding DELLA protein DWARF8-like translates to MASSSSNGSSSGSKSWDIDGDLAGFGYKVRSSELQHVAENMERLENVMDIVNSSTNNNISQLASDTIFYNPSDIGSWIDTLLSEFDQTASLPYDFSELPDLDTDQIQNLKPTLVTMEEDSGIRLVHTLMTCADSVQHGDLPFAGSLIENMQGLLAHVNTNIGIGKVAGYFIDALRRRIFAQGVFLTSCSYPIEDDVLYHHYYEACPYLKFAHFTANQAILEAFNGHDCVHVIDFNLMQGLQWPALIQALALRPGGPPLLRLTGIGLPSSDNRDTLREIGLRLAELARSVNVRFAFRGVAAWRLEDVKPWMLQVNPNEAVAVNSIMQLHRLLASDSDPAGSGIETVLGWIRSLNPKIISVVEQEANHNEDMFLERFTEALHYYSTVFDSLEACPVEPDKALAEMYLQREICNVVCCEGPARVERHEPLDKWRKRLGKAGFKPLHLGSNAYKQASMLLTLFSAEGYCVEENQGCLTLGWHSRPLIAASAWHAAPVQDRETLRFEQ, encoded by the coding sequence ATGGCTTCATCTTCCTCCAACGGCAGTTCCAGCGGAAGCAAGAGTTGGGACATCGACGGCGACCTCGCCGGCTTCGGCTATAAAGTCCGGTCATCGGAGCTGCAACACGTGGCAGAAAACATGGAGCGTTTAGAGAACGTGATGGACATTGTGAACTCATCAACCAACAACAATATATCTCAGCTTGCCTCCGACACAATCTTCTACAACCCCTCCGACATAGGTTCCTGGATCGACACGCTCCTCTCGGAGTTCGACCAAACGGCGTCGTTGCCATACGATTTCTCGGAGTTACCCGATCTCGACACGGATCAGATTCAAAACCTCAAACCAACGCTGGTAACAATGGAAGAAGACTCAGGGATAAGACTCGTTCACACGCTGATGACGTGTGCGGATTCCGTGCAACATGGCGACCTCCCTTTCGCGGGCTCCCTCATCGAGAACATGCAGGGGCTGCTGGCGCACGTGAATACCAACATCGGAATCGGTAAAGTCGCCGGATACTTCATCGATGCCTTGCGCCGCCGTATCTTTGCGCAAGGCGTGTTTCTAACGTCGTGTTCGTATCCGATCGAGGACGACGTACTCTACCACCACTACTACGAGGCCTGCCCTTACTTGAAGTTCGCGCATTTCACTGCGAACCAGGCTATTTTAGAAGCCTTCAACGGCCATGATTGTGTCCACGTGATTGACTTCAACCTCATGCAGGGGCTCCAGTGGCCCGCGCTGATTCAGGCCCTGGCGCTTCGGCCCGGTGGGCCTCCGCTGTTGAGGCTCACGGGAATTGGGCTTCCCTCGTCCGACAACCGCGACACGCTCCGCGAAATTGGGCTCAGGCTCGCTGAGCTGGCGCGGTCCGTGAATGTTAGGTTTGCATTTCGTGGCGTGGCGGCGTGGCGCCTTGAAGACGTGAAGCCGTGGATGCTGCAGGTGAATCCGAACGAAGCCGTGGCGGTTAACTCCATCATGCAGTTGCATCGGCTTCTTGCTTCGGACTCCGATCCAGCAGGTTCGGGCATCGAAACCGTGCTGGGTTGGATCCGAAGCTTGAACCCGAAGATTATTTCCGTTGTAGAACAGGAGGCGAATCATAACGAGGACATGTTCTTGGAGCGGTTCACGGAAGCGTTACATTACTACTCGACCGTTTTCGACTCGCTTGAAGCGTGTCCGGTCGAACCGGACAAGGCGCTTGCGGAGATGTACCTGCAGAGGGAGATATGCAACGTGGTGTGCTGCGAGGGACCGGCGCGAGTCGAGAGGCACGAGCCGCTGGATAAGTGGAGGAAGCGGCTCGGGAAAGCCGGCTTCAAGCCGCTGCATTTGGGGTCCAACGCGTACAAGCAGGCCAGCATGTTGTTGACTCTTTTCTCGGCTGAAGGGTATTGCGTGGAAGAGAATCAAGGATGCTTGACTTTGGGGTGGCATAGCCGCCCTCTCATTGCGGCTTCGGCTTGGCATGCCGCGCCGGTGCAGGACAGGGAAACGCTGCGTTTCGAGCAGTGA